The Fusobacterium polymorphum genome segment AAAATTACAATTAAATGAATATAAAGAAATATTAAAAAATAGAATAAGTCCTTATTTTTAAGAAAATTCTCTTGAAAAGTACTGTCAAGAAATTAAAAAATTTTAGAGAAAGATAATAGATATTTAAAAGATTTCTACGATTTATAATTAATATTAATAATCTACTGAGAAAGGAGGTTGAATAATATATTATATATTATTCAGATATTTTATAAAAAAAGTTACTAAGGCAGTTATTCCTGCTGCTGGTTTAGGAACAAGAGTCCTTCCAGCAACAAAAGCATTACCAAAAGAAATGCTTACAATAGTAGATAAACCTTCCTTGCAATATATAGTTGAAGAACTTGTTGAGTCTGGTATAATAGATATTGTAATAATAACAGGAAGAAATAAAAATTCAATAGAGGATCATTTTGATTTTTCTTATGAATTAGAAAATACCTTAAAAAATGAACATAAGTCTGAGTTATTAGATAAAGTATCTCATATTTCAACAATGGCTAATATTTATTATGTAAGGCAAAATATGCCACTTGGTTTAGGACATGCAATATTAAAAGCTAAATCTTTTATTGGTGATGATTCTTTTGTTATTGCTTTAGGGGATGATATTATATATAATTCTAAAAAACCAGTTACTAAACAGATGATTGAAAAATATGAACTTTATGGAAAAAGTATAATAGGGTGCCAAGAGGTAGCAAAAGAAGATGTTTCTAAATATGGTATAGCAAAATTAGGAAATAAATTTGATGAAACAACTTTTGAAATATTAGAATTTTTAGAAAAACCTTCTATAGAAGATGCACCTTCAAGAATGGCTTGCTTAGGTAGGTATCTTCTTTCAGGAAAGATTTTTAAATATTTAGAAGAAGCTAAATCAGGAAAGAATGGAGAAATTCAATTAACTGATGGAATACTTGCTATGATGAAAGATGGAGAAGATGTTCTAGCA includes the following:
- the galU gene encoding UTP--glucose-1-phosphate uridylyltransferase GalU; protein product: MKKVTKAVIPAAGLGTRVLPATKALPKEMLTIVDKPSLQYIVEELVESGIIDIVIITGRNKNSIEDHFDFSYELENTLKNEHKSELLDKVSHISTMANIYYVRQNMPLGLGHAILKAKSFIGDDSFVIALGDDIIYNSKKPVTKQMIEKYELYGKSIIGCQEVAKEDVSKYGIAKLGNKFDETTFEILEFLEKPSIEDAPSRMACLGRYLLSGKIFKYLEEAKSGKNGEIQLTDGILAMMKDGEDVLAYNFTGKRYDIGSKVGLLKANIEFGFRNEETKDKIRNYLKNLNTDME